The Porites lutea chromosome 11, jaPorLute2.1, whole genome shotgun sequence genome includes a region encoding these proteins:
- the LOC140952146 gene encoding uncharacterized protein, producing the protein MSQRKETYLEKERKANFQSETHRLCSLLELKFDFLDCLEKMPPEHRNHREQREWIQIILEEKSESLSPAGKTVLSKELLQSLGFDPSSKAIKTILERSLGESTQQHIEACEWTQIFIDDEFKYNPELCPGTPTFPFLFQSTCTNEWVSLPTISKEEIESNIDLSRVKIMNLVTEEYKACNTARNNLSALLPKSNQNIFLYHGTDHESARQILLRGIYLGAGRQKRDFSCGKGFYLTKGIEDAFNWAKSTTAKPAILIFAADRHYFSNSRRLSLNEREGKWREIVSSFRTASRTATTLESLKSYDLIEGPTARVTTDETSGKLVFEPKPSSYQMCLISDDFAESFEKNLHSIFFFDISSDTPI; encoded by the coding sequence ATGTCGCAAAGAAAAGAGACATatctggaaaaagaaaggaaggcAAACTTTCAAAGCGAGACACATCGTTTGTGTTCTTTGCTTGAATTGAAGTTTGATTTCCTTGACTGCCTTGAAAAAATGCCACCAGAACACCGAAACCACCGCGAACAAAGGGAATGGATACAAATCATTTTGGAAGAGAAAAGTGAATCTCTTTCCCCAGCGGGCAAAACAGTTCTCTCTAAAGAACTGCTTCAATCTCTTGGCTTCGATCCTTCAAGTAAAGCCATCAAAACTATACTGGAACGCTCCCTCGGAGAAAGCACGCAACAGCATATTGAAGCATGCGAGTGGACAcaaatatttattgatgacgaATTCAAGTATAATCCTGAGTTGTGTCCGGGAACTCCTACATTTCCTTTTCTGTTTCAAAGTACTTGCACAAATGAATGGGTATCGTTGCCGACGATCAGTAAAGAAGAGATTGAAAGTAACATTGACTTATCTCGAGTCAAGATCATGAACCTCGTGACTGAGGAATACAAGGCTTGTAATACAGCTCGGAATAACCTCAGTGCCTTGTTGCCAAAAAGcaatcaaaacattttcctttacCATGGCACGGACCATGAAAGCGCCCGACAAATTTTACTTCGGGGAATATATTTGGGTGCTGGGCGACAGAAACGAGATTTTAGCTGTGGAAAGggtttttacttaaccaaaggAATAGAGGATGCCTTCAACTGGGCAAAAAGTACAACAGCAAAGCCagccattttaatttttgcagcCGACCGACATTATTTCAGTAACTCTCGGCGACTCAGTCTGAACGAAAGAGAAGGAAAATGGCGAGAAATAGTGTCTTCATTCAGAACAGCATCGCGAACAGCAACAACACTGGAGAGTTTAAAATCGTATGACCTAATTGAGGGACCCACGGCGAGGGTAACGACGGACGAAACCTCAGGCAAGCTGGTGTTCGAGCCAAAACCCTCATCCTACCAAATGTGTCTAATTTCAGACGACTTCgcagaaagttttgaaaagaATCTTCACTCGATTTTCTTCTTTGACATCTCCTCAGACACGCCCATCTAA